GGCAGAAAGAAAGTCTTTGGCATTTCTTGGGTCATTGTAGTTCAGTTATTCTATACAGAATATATACAGAGTTCAGTCCCTAGAGAGACTAGTTACCTAACTTCCAAAGCAAACTCTTTAAAAAAACAGTCCTTATTTTTCATAACTTCTAAGAACTGGTGCAGAACATGACCATGCAAGTGTGTTTTTTGGCTTCTCTCCAAACAGGAACGTTGGCCTGCTTTTTATACTTCAATGGCTCACTGATGTGATGTGCCCTCATATTAAGGGAACAGACATTATCCTATACAACACTGTGCTTTTACTGAATCTCTGGGACAATATGTTCAATATTTCAATACTAAATGGGAAGCTATTACTCATGATTGTAGGCCTATATAGGGACGCAATCATTTTGATACTGCTCTTAATGTCTTTTCCCTTTATACGATGTACCAATAGACAAGTGGTCTACCTACACTAAAAGGGATTCTGCTTTTGTGCGTGTACATTTGTGTCCTTCCATTCTCTCCAGTTAGTCTTCTTGGGTTAGATGGGCTGCTTCTATGCTGTCTGTCTTTTAAAAAATGGTTTTATTATTATTGAATAtttaaaacatacaatatacttgcagtgaagccgctcaacaactacatcacattAGTAGTCATCTtacagactcccatccagagcgacatacagaagcaaccagggtcaacgccctgctcaagggcacgtcgacagatctcccacaaggtcaCAAAATCGTGACTGTGACAGTATGGCCCAGGCTGGTGTTATAATTACCTCTAGAGGTAAATACTGGTTCTAGTAAAGCCCTGGACCATACTGTCACTGCTGACAGAGGTCCTGAGTGTCTTTACGGTTACAGCAGACACAAGGTTTGTGACCTTCAATCTGTAATAATACATTAGGGGAAGAAGTGTGTTAGAAGTTTAACTGCAATTAGTATTTATTGTGCTTTCTGCTCTGGACAGCGCTCAGTCGCGTGCATCTCGACTAGAGGCAGACCTGGTGAAGATGAGCCTGCATGGTGCTAGTGGGGGCAGTGACCGCTCACGCGACCGCCGCCGCTCCAGCGACCGCTCCCGGGACTCGTCGCACGAGAGGGGAGAGGGCCAGCTCACCCCCTGCATCAGAAATGTCACCTCGCCCACCCGCCAGCACAACAGCGGTGAGTAGAATGTAGTGCGAACACTTTCACACAGTCTCCTAAAATAATATTTCTAAGAGAACATGGATGGATTCTAATGTTGGCATGTAATAGGAGTAGTCTGTGAGAAAGGTCAGTCGTCATGCCAGTGAGTTagtgcctctctccctccacctccagaccgtGAGAGAGACGGTGGCTCCAGGCCCAGCAGCCCCCGTCCTCAGAGGATTTCCCCCAGCAGCTCCAGTAGTAGCGGGGTGGTCAGCAGCCGTAATAGCAGCCTGTCCAGCACTGAGGGCTGCTTTAAGAGCCTGGGAGTGGGAGATATGGTGTTTGTCTATGAGAATAGCAAGGAGGGACTGGGCACGGGCCTGGGTACCCGCATCATCCGGACCTCAGGCTCCGAGAGGGTCACTCTTATAGTAGATAACACACGGTTCGTGGTGGACCCTTCAATCTTCACAgcacagcccaacaccatgctgGGCAGGTAGGGCTGACCTCATTGTTGTACTTTGTTATGGTGAAATCATCAATCCGTATCAAGTTTTGTTTTACCATTATGGTTATGAGGAGGAAGTCACCTACATGGGTTTTTTCCTTCAGCTTTCATACAATAAAAAAGCTGAACAACACTGAAGTGTGACCCTGTGAAATGTGACCTGTTTTGTGGTTTCTTGCAGAATGTTTGGATCTGGAAGGGAACACAATTTCACACGGCCCAATGAAAAAGGAGAGTATGAAGTCGCCGAGGGCATCAGCTCTACAGTGTTCCGAGCCATCCTGGTCAGTCAATAGCACTTTATTACCAAGTACAACACTCCCTTTTACTAACTTGGTCAATTATTGACTGTTTTTACTTGAAAATAATTCCTTGATCTAGCGTAGCCATTGCTAACCTTTGCTCTTCTGAGCCACAATGGGAGGGGCAGCCTGCTACTCATAGTAATCCTGAATTGATTAACTTATTTGTTGATTGTCTGAAACTTTGTAGCTTAATTATATAGACAACAGAAACATTTACTTAAGGCTATAGAGTCAACCTCAGACTGTTATTATAGAGTATATGCCATGAGTTGTCCACTGAGGCTATGAATGTCCTGAGAACAAGTACAACAATCAATACCACTGGCTGTAGGCTGCTGATGTGAAAATGGAGGATGGGATTGATACATGTGGGCTGTTGTTGACAAACATGGATCAATCTGGCCTCAGAGGCACCGCACTTGTTTAGAAAGATGCACCATTTTATTTTTGCATTTGCAAAGCTATATCCATGCCCAGCTCAACTGGCAATAAACTGATATCTGTACATAGGGGGAAGGGCATTGGCCATTTTGAACATTTTAGGAAGGGGGAGCTGATAGGGGGCAGTCTCTGTAATGCCTGTCTTTTGTGTTTTCTCTGTTCACTCTCTAACTGGCAGGATTACTACAAATCTGGGATAATACGTTGCCCTGATGGAATCTCCATCCCTGAGCTGAGAGAGGCATGTGACTATCTGTGCATCACCTTTGACTACAGCACCATCAAGTGCAGAGACCTCAGTGAGTACACCCCCTTTTTACCCTTCTTGACCTGGTTGGCTCAGTGAACATAAATAATGAGCCCTTGGTTTTAATATCCCTTATTAGTGATTTAATTAGGTTTCCATTAACTGATGAAAATGTTATGGAAAGTTAGTGTGTTGGTTTGCGTCTCTGA
This sequence is a window from Oncorhynchus clarkii lewisi isolate Uvic-CL-2024 chromosome 26, UVic_Ocla_1.0, whole genome shotgun sequence. Protein-coding genes within it:
- the LOC139384346 gene encoding BTB/POZ domain-containing protein 10-like, with protein sequence MSLHGASGGSDRSRDRRRSSDRSRDSSHERGEGQLTPCIRNVTSPTRQHNSDRERDGGSRPSSPRPQRISPSSSSSSGVVSSRNSSLSSTEGCFKSLGVGDMVFVYENSKEGLGTGLGTRIIRTSGSERVTLIVDNTRFVVDPSIFTAQPNTMLGRMFGSGREHNFTRPNEKGEYEVAEGISSTVFRAILDYYKSGIIRCPDGISIPELREACDYLCITFDYSTIKCRDLSALMHELSNDGARRQFEFYLEEMVVSLMVASAQSGERECHIVVLTDDDVVDWDEEYPPQMGEEYSQIIYSTKLYRFFKYIENRDVAKSVLKERGLKKIRLGIEGYPTYKEKVKKRPGGRPEVIYNYVQRPFIRMSWEKEEGKSRHVDFQCVKSKSITNLAAAAADIPQDQLVNMHPGPQVDELDNLPNQPPSGPQYSNNYNNDPGDPDAPSPTV